The following are from one region of the Candidatus Poribacteria bacterium genome:
- a CDS encoding tetratricopeptide repeat protein, which translates to MSRSTAIVSAALLILALSVSSCLYREPPKPAVRQEIEKERDESSVKTYGLSQRDIDEFYATHPEYAQRYLGRGMYPRKFYAGEFNKLKPNSKLPERVITGYNMGYKAFFDTSKVGHIRIRFDIAMECYRKGKLDEAEKLFKAIIPLKPDSPTIYYNLGLISFRKGDYRKAIENFRKCIEKARNGEMMIDAYVNSALCYMKLKKPKKAEEQLLNALQLNPDDPGIRYNLGRVYLEEGEPEKALDEFRRSLSSEEFQTDARIGMGLCYARMNQREKAVEQFKLVARSKDDGQIWYNIGVLEFDMGRYDQAKEAFNRATERGYPRTKMSRFLWAIERMKRRNARIAYNEGVKLQKEMRYREAVRSFRKAVELNPNLAEAYLNMAFCLQKTRKIEEAIKALEQALKVKPDFVEARYNLGTLYLRLGRYPEAIGELEKVVKARPYMAEARHNLGIALYHMNRYVEASTQFEETVKMRPKWAEAHYNLGLTWLRLNMKEKAISEFRETLRLDPAYRKAAEALESTIGANASR; encoded by the coding sequence ATGAGCCGTTCAACGGCCATTGTATCCGCTGCGTTATTGATCCTCGCACTCTCGGTATCATCATGTTTGTACAGGGAGCCCCCGAAACCCGCCGTCAGACAGGAGATCGAAAAGGAGAGGGATGAGAGTTCCGTCAAAACATATGGCCTTTCCCAGCGTGATATCGATGAGTTTTACGCCACCCATCCGGAATACGCCCAAAGATATCTAGGCCGAGGGATGTATCCCAGAAAATTTTATGCGGGGGAGTTCAATAAGCTGAAGCCAAATTCGAAACTGCCCGAACGCGTTATCACCGGATACAATATGGGATATAAGGCGTTCTTCGACACATCCAAAGTCGGCCATATCAGGATCCGATTCGACATCGCTATGGAGTGTTACAGGAAGGGGAAACTGGATGAGGCGGAGAAGCTCTTCAAAGCCATAATCCCGCTGAAGCCCGATTCACCGACCATATACTACAACCTCGGTCTGATCAGCTTTAGGAAAGGGGATTACAGGAAAGCGATAGAGAACTTCAGAAAGTGTATCGAGAAAGCCAGGAACGGCGAGATGATGATCGACGCCTATGTCAATTCGGCCCTTTGCTACATGAAGCTGAAGAAGCCGAAGAAAGCGGAGGAACAGCTTCTGAACGCCCTCCAGCTTAATCCCGATGACCCGGGTATTAGATATAACCTCGGTCGAGTTTACCTCGAGGAGGGTGAGCCGGAAAAGGCCTTGGACGAGTTCAGGAGATCTCTCTCCTCGGAGGAGTTCCAAACTGACGCCAGGATAGGCATGGGGCTATGTTACGCGAGGATGAACCAGAGGGAGAAAGCCGTGGAACAGTTCAAGCTGGTCGCGAGATCGAAGGACGACGGCCAGATCTGGTATAATATCGGCGTTTTGGAGTTCGATATGGGCAGGTATGATCAGGCGAAGGAGGCCTTCAACAGAGCGACGGAGAGGGGATATCCTAGGACGAAAATGTCCCGTTTCCTCTGGGCCATTGAAAGGATGAAAAGGAGAAATGCCAGGATAGCCTATAACGAAGGGGTTAAGCTTCAGAAGGAGATGAGATATAGGGAAGCCGTGAGGTCCTTCCGAAAGGCAGTGGAGCTCAATCCTAACTTAGCTGAAGCCTATTTGAACATGGCTTTCTGCCTGCAGAAGACGAGGAAGATTGAGGAAGCCATCAAAGCCCTTGAGCAAGCCCTAAAGGTTAAACCTGACTTCGTCGAGGCGAGATATAACCTCGGGACCTTATACCTGAGGTTGGGTAGATATCCGGAGGCAATCGGTGAGCTCGAGAAGGTCGTCAAAGCCAGACCTTATATGGCAGAGGCGAGGCACAACTTAGGAATAGCGCTCTATCACATGAACAGATATGTCGAAGCGTCGACACAGTTCGAGGAGACCGTGAAGATGAGACCCAAATGGGCTGAAGCGCACTATAACTTAGGGCTGACATGGCTGAGGCTTAATATGAAGGAGAAAGCGATATCCGAATTTAGGGAAACGCTTAGGCTTGATCCCGCCTATCGGAAGGCCGCCGAAGCACTAGAAAGCACCATCGGTGCAAACGCTTCAAGATAA
- a CDS encoding LamG domain-containing protein yields MKRLLLGFALAIAALTPFIVQAMEKPIVYFSFDNIRGNTVPDLSGNGNDGTMENNPKIIDGQFGKALEFESSRVKVKASDTLTSDLFKEGMFTLVVWINAKRTGNTWQQIFRAGPDPNDTLFINNDGRLSWRGWVGAAWAGGMCETDPNVVEANKWTHAAVVSDKKHFRIYVNGELSKESKFQETRGNNGEYVIGGYAGGESYSGAVDEFAIFPAPFIRMTSS; encoded by the coding sequence ATGAAACGCCTTTTACTGGGTTTTGCTCTCGCTATTGCCGCTCTAACGCCGTTCATCGTTCAGGCAATGGAGAAACCGATCGTCTACTTCTCATTTGATAACATCAGGGGGAACACGGTTCCGGACCTGTCAGGTAACGGTAATGATGGGACGATGGAGAATAATCCGAAGATCATCGACGGGCAGTTCGGAAAGGCGCTCGAATTTGAAAGTAGCCGCGTTAAGGTCAAAGCCTCCGACACGTTAACATCTGATCTTTTCAAGGAGGGGATGTTCACGCTTGTCGTGTGGATCAACGCCAAGCGCACGGGAAACACCTGGCAGCAGATCTTTCGAGCCGGACCTGACCCGAATGATACCCTGTTCATCAACAACGATGGGCGGCTCTCATGGCGCGGATGGGTTGGAGCAGCATGGGCCGGAGGCATGTGTGAGACAGATCCAAACGTAGTTGAGGCTAATAAATGGACTCACGCGGCCGTAGTTAGCGATAAGAAACATTTCCGAATCTACGTTAACGGTGAGCTCTCGAAGGAGTCTAAATTCCAGGAGACAAGAGGCAATAACGGTGAATATGTGATCGGGGGATATGCCGGTGGAGAATCATACAGCGGAGCCGTCGATGAATTCGCCATCTTCCCAGCCCCCTTCATCAGGATGACATCAAGCTGA
- a CDS encoding Gfo/Idh/MocA family oxidoreductase, whose protein sequence is MSARGRKAKVRKIKVGIIGAGGIAAGKHLPGHRGVEGVEVIAVCDIVKDKAKAFAEKHDIPYWFTDYRKMLEEMDELDAVSVCTPNNYHAGPTIAALETGKHVICEKPMAGSVKDAMAMLEAAQRTGRILQIGLQSRFNKHMMTLRRLREEGFFGEVYYGRAMAFRRRGIPASPSFITKKMAGGGPLMDIGVHVLDVFLWILGYPRPIKAFGRVDTKFGNRPNVVNPWGKWDPKQFNVEDFGMGVILFENGLTVTLETAWASHVEGSGTTFFIGDKAGATFHPFRVYTDKKGEMISYEPEIPKDIQKAPGEFEAFHNAIRNDLPSPVPPEEVIWTSKIFDAIYRSSRTGTSITIK, encoded by the coding sequence ATGAGTGCTCGAGGACGAAAGGCGAAGGTCAGGAAAATTAAGGTCGGCATCATCGGTGCGGGCGGCATAGCTGCCGGCAAGCACCTTCCAGGTCACAGAGGCGTCGAAGGTGTGGAGGTGATCGCCGTCTGTGACATCGTCAAGGACAAGGCCAAGGCCTTCGCCGAGAAGCATGATATCCCCTACTGGTTCACCGATTATAGGAAAATGCTGGAGGAGATGGACGAGCTGGACGCCGTCAGCGTCTGTACCCCCAACAACTACCACGCCGGCCCCACCATAGCAGCGTTGGAAACGGGAAAGCATGTCATCTGCGAAAAACCGATGGCGGGCAGCGTGAAGGACGCCATGGCGATGTTGGAGGCCGCCCAAAGAACCGGCAGGATCCTCCAGATAGGACTCCAATCCCGATTCAACAAACACATGATGACGCTGCGTCGTCTTCGGGAAGAGGGATTCTTCGGCGAGGTGTACTACGGAAGGGCGATGGCATTTCGCAGACGTGGGATACCAGCCTCTCCATCCTTTATAACCAAAAAGATGGCCGGAGGCGGACCGCTTATGGACATCGGAGTCCACGTGTTGGATGTGTTTCTGTGGATCCTGGGTTATCCGAGGCCGATCAAGGCCTTCGGAAGGGTCGATACCAAATTCGGCAATAGACCGAACGTGGTTAACCCTTGGGGGAAGTGGGATCCGAAACAGTTCAACGTCGAGGACTTCGGAATGGGTGTTATCCTCTTTGAAAACGGTCTGACTGTGACTCTGGAGACAGCCTGGGCCTCACACGTCGAGGGATCGGGAACCACCTTCTTCATAGGCGATAAGGCTGGCGCCACCTTCCATCCCTTCAGGGTCTACACGGACAAGAAGGGCGAGATGATCTCATATGAGCCTGAAATACCCAAGGACATCCAAAAGGCACCTGGGGAATTCGAGGCGTTCCATAACGCCATCCGCAACGATCTCCCATCCCCCGTCCCTCCGGAGGAGGTGATCTGGACGAGCAAGATCTTCGATGCCATATATAGATCATCCAGGACTGGAACTTCGATCACCATAAAGTGA
- a CDS encoding peptidylprolyl isomerase: MSFISKSVVRFVTLALILCLSPFALSQEEVEGLGRSVQLNDDEVYGDGDRVYWNEKDELVMLEGNAFIKYQNVELSAGKIWFDFRQNLVRAQGNVSLKVGDEQTFSQELIFDVKSKVGKVLDGVAYSPPWFYSGRRIYKVSEKESLVEGGRITSCSLKHPHFWFEASKIIVKVDQELIAKHVILKIGGVPMLYLPVYRRDLRKEKKARVIVKLGMDSYQGYFMHVIYPLKRSKRIYTDLFYEYTSRRGMGEGFEANYNVDDVRLRDILIKLPKDASRIEAKKAEEKANEVLDRLRGDYDKFHLERIFIRYDITKADIENARKKAEKIRRKAISKGTSFGKLARQYSDDMDTKYMGGDLGYLIRGEGKLSPKIEKIVFSLHPGEISEVIKTEGGFEIYKVEDILERYGLHEVRVRKIRIEIRPSEETMKSAQAEAGEAYKELKAGKPFDEVAHRFSKTDPDMGWVGLNELDARIRYRIRRLKKGEWTDPIQLDDGVYIFKLIERKPTPTFEELARQFSEGKEAERGGDLGYRGRWELPREVRRVAYTTLDEGDVSGVIRAKDGFHVVKLEDRRFFSGQIFLFTGDIYSYGRKKTYKTGRRWDFIFNHRQIISTPWDSRKDQRGLILLTKASLGRRSLIGGYGTPSSELRTMASLTWTTLLGERMMREIRSRLLARLTLDKTFELVEGERSYAIQELPELYLSWSGGKMYNLPLLKQINEALKKAVDRIKSERFPILTLPTLDNTYISSDATIGNYYKAEYAGETDIYLQTGDITLDASKDGAIELTPYHEIRYGIRTDANLIWHSKDRAGNRNIFAWSYGLNTTSTMDLFRIYDISFIPNANKLKHTIDMEVDFNYSPSIQQKKNLYPFGPTAYTYEKKRLYMELRSLVEVKTRRNFKYTLLDFDAYTARDFTRDIYLGYRKWDYLRSRLYLTPLPSGNLRIGFTSTHDPNPRDGKKFKQIGFSSSLSYRRGDYAKGWEFHLGNQFTKFYKTPSRTILAGFDLRPNRLFQIELDVQYDWVRREFYSQRLTIRRNLHDWDLRVSWYKIGYGESARKDFTFQINLIADPSVAIGVGYDAVTESWGLRSLPVGVPYYGGFIGRGLGRSY, from the coding sequence ATGTCCTTCATCTCGAAATCGGTTGTCCGGTTCGTAACGCTGGCCTTGATCTTATGTTTGTCTCCATTCGCCCTGTCACAGGAGGAGGTTGAGGGGCTCGGCAGGTCAGTTCAACTCAACGACGATGAGGTTTACGGCGATGGCGATAGGGTCTATTGGAATGAAAAGGATGAGCTCGTTATGCTTGAAGGTAACGCCTTCATCAAATATCAAAATGTCGAGCTCTCCGCCGGTAAGATCTGGTTTGATTTCCGCCAGAACCTTGTCAGAGCCCAGGGAAATGTGAGCCTTAAGGTCGGCGATGAGCAGACCTTTTCCCAGGAGTTGATATTCGACGTAAAATCCAAGGTCGGGAAGGTGCTGGATGGCGTGGCCTACAGCCCCCCGTGGTTCTACTCCGGCAGGCGGATCTATAAGGTGAGCGAGAAGGAATCATTGGTGGAAGGTGGCAGAATAACAAGCTGTTCCCTCAAACATCCACACTTCTGGTTTGAGGCTTCTAAGATCATAGTTAAGGTCGATCAGGAGCTCATAGCGAAACATGTGATCCTCAAAATCGGCGGCGTGCCGATGCTATACCTGCCCGTCTATCGCAGGGATCTCCGCAAGGAGAAAAAGGCCAGGGTTATCGTTAAGCTGGGTATGGACTCGTATCAGGGATATTTCATGCACGTCATCTATCCCTTGAAGCGAAGCAAACGGATCTACACCGACCTGTTCTACGAATACACGTCCAGAAGGGGCATGGGAGAGGGATTTGAGGCAAATTACAATGTGGACGATGTCAGGCTGAGGGATATCCTTATCAAACTCCCCAAGGACGCCTCGAGGATTGAAGCTAAAAAGGCGGAGGAGAAGGCGAACGAGGTGCTGGATAGGCTCAGAGGCGATTACGACAAATTCCACCTGGAACGTATATTCATAAGATACGATATCACGAAGGCGGATATCGAAAATGCCAGAAAGAAGGCGGAGAAGATAAGACGGAAGGCGATCTCGAAGGGAACTAGTTTCGGGAAACTCGCCAGACAATACTCCGACGATATGGACACCAAATACATGGGCGGAGATTTAGGATACCTCATTCGGGGCGAGGGGAAGCTTTCGCCGAAAATCGAAAAGATCGTCTTCTCCCTCCATCCAGGGGAAATAAGCGAGGTTATAAAGACCGAGGGCGGGTTTGAGATATACAAGGTCGAGGATATCCTCGAACGGTATGGGCTACATGAAGTTCGGGTGCGAAAGATAAGGATAGAGATCAGGCCGAGCGAGGAGACGATGAAGTCCGCTCAGGCCGAGGCGGGAGAAGCGTATAAAGAACTAAAAGCGGGAAAGCCCTTCGATGAGGTCGCACATCGTTTCTCAAAGACCGATCCGGATATGGGATGGGTCGGTCTCAATGAGCTGGACGCCAGGATCAGATATCGAATCAGGCGGCTGAAGAAAGGAGAATGGACCGATCCGATTCAATTAGATGATGGAGTTTATATATTCAAGCTGATCGAACGAAAGCCCACGCCGACCTTTGAGGAACTCGCCAGACAATTCTCCGAGGGTAAGGAGGCTGAGCGGGGCGGAGATCTGGGATATCGAGGCAGATGGGAGCTGCCTAGGGAGGTGAGACGTGTAGCATACACCACCCTGGATGAAGGAGATGTCAGCGGGGTGATCAGAGCGAAGGATGGATTCCACGTGGTTAAACTGGAAGACAGGAGGTTTTTCAGCGGCCAGATCTTCCTGTTCACCGGCGATATCTACTCATATGGGCGTAAAAAAACCTATAAGACGGGAAGGCGATGGGATTTTATATTCAATCACCGCCAGATCATCTCCACGCCGTGGGATAGCCGTAAGGATCAGCGGGGGCTTATCCTTCTGACCAAAGCCTCTCTGGGCAGGCGAAGCCTCATAGGTGGATATGGAACGCCGTCTTCAGAACTGAGAACTATGGCTTCGCTGACATGGACAACCCTGTTGGGTGAAAGGATGATGAGGGAGATCCGATCGAGATTGCTTGCAAGGCTCACATTGGATAAAACTTTCGAGCTGGTTGAGGGCGAGCGGAGCTACGCCATCCAGGAGCTACCGGAACTCTACCTGAGCTGGTCGGGCGGAAAGATGTATAACCTCCCGCTGCTCAAACAGATAAACGAAGCCCTCAAAAAGGCCGTCGATAGGATAAAAAGCGAGAGATTCCCGATCCTCACCCTCCCGACGTTGGACAACACGTATATAAGCTCCGATGCCACCATAGGCAACTACTATAAGGCGGAATATGCGGGCGAGACCGATATCTACCTCCAAACGGGGGATATAACCCTCGATGCCAGTAAGGATGGAGCGATAGAGCTGACACCCTACCATGAGATAAGATATGGCATCCGGACAGATGCTAATCTCATATGGCATAGCAAGGATAGGGCGGGCAACAGAAACATATTCGCCTGGAGTTACGGCCTAAATACCACCTCCACGATGGATCTCTTCAGGATCTACGACATCAGCTTTATCCCCAACGCCAATAAACTCAAGCACACCATAGATATGGAGGTGGATTTCAACTACTCCCCGTCGATACAGCAGAAGAAGAACCTCTACCCTTTTGGCCCCACGGCATACACATATGAGAAGAAGCGACTCTACATGGAGCTTAGATCCCTTGTGGAGGTGAAAACCAGGCGGAATTTCAAATACACGCTTCTGGATTTCGACGCATATACGGCGAGGGATTTCACCAGAGATATATATCTTGGGTATAGAAAATGGGATTACCTCCGAAGCAGACTCTATCTGACCCCACTTCCGAGCGGAAATTTGAGGATCGGTTTCACCTCAACACATGATCCCAACCCACGCGATGGCAAGAAATTCAAACAGATAGGTTTCAGCTCAAGCCTATCATATAGAAGAGGGGATTACGCCAAAGGATGGGAATTCCATCTCGGCAACCAGTTCACCAAATTCTATAAGACCCCTTCTAGGACGATACTGGCTGGATTCGACCTAAGGCCCAACAGGCTTTTCCAGATCGAGTTGGACGTGCAGTATGACTGGGTCAGGAGGGAGTTCTACTCACAGAGGCTGACGATAAGGAGAAACCTACACGACTGGGATCTGAGGGTGAGCTGGTACAAGATAGGCTATGGCGAGAGCGCACGTAAGGATTTCACCTTCCAGATCAACCTGATCGCCGATCCATCGGTGGCCATAGGGGTGGGATATGATGCTGTCACCGAATCCTGGGGACTGAGGAGCCTCCCCGTGGGTGTGCCGTATTACGGCGGATTTATCGGTAGGGGGTTGGGGAGGTCTTACTGA
- a CDS encoding sigma-70 family RNA polymerase sigma factor produces the protein MRRKIRILQGEYIGDELIVRDDISDEPIAAVSNDESLFPDLDDDDIEEILAKGKIGLEEGAKEEEHRDDAHGELDSSIISYLRRIAKVPLLTPEEEKMLFMELDRQRRRLRQGLRKLFPERQRRIERQTPKRGRKGSKVRSSIAKQTLRMIEEARNMLEAEEVIQIAYAEEKGMDLEELRKTLRQIVEADEQMKRVKHRIVESNLLLVVSIAKDHAFGNACLSLLDLIQEGTIGLMTAVDKFNYRKGFRFSTYATWWIMQAIKRAIDQHSKTVRTPVYIAETRRAINQAAQRIAQRIGREPNLDELAEEMGIPKNKLLDVLQSSRDTISLDMPLEQEGDATFADLIEAKNSPSPEQEVMDKIRTEVIEQVLSTLHPREARVIKMRFGLQDGTYYTLSQIGKLLDVSRERVRQIEEEALKKLRHHSRIQYLKDLL, from the coding sequence ATGAGGAGGAAGATCAGGATTCTACAAGGAGAATACATAGGAGACGAGCTGATAGTCAGGGATGATATCTCGGATGAACCCATAGCCGCTGTCAGCAACGATGAATCTCTGTTTCCCGATCTGGACGATGACGATATAGAGGAGATCCTCGCCAAGGGTAAGATCGGACTTGAGGAGGGAGCTAAGGAGGAGGAACATCGGGACGACGCCCATGGGGAGCTGGATAGCTCCATCATCTCCTATCTCCGCCGTATAGCTAAGGTCCCGCTCCTCACCCCTGAAGAGGAGAAGATGCTCTTCATGGAGCTTGACAGGCAGAGGAGAAGGTTGAGACAGGGATTGAGAAAACTCTTTCCGGAGCGGCAGCGCAGAATAGAAAGACAGACGCCTAAGCGGGGCAGAAAGGGAAGTAAGGTCAGGAGCTCCATAGCGAAGCAGACCTTGAGGATGATAGAGGAAGCCCGCAATATGCTGGAGGCCGAAGAGGTGATCCAGATCGCATACGCCGAGGAGAAAGGCATGGATCTGGAGGAGCTCAGAAAGACGCTCAGACAGATCGTTGAGGCGGATGAGCAGATGAAAAGGGTGAAACACAGAATCGTCGAGTCCAACCTGCTTCTGGTGGTCTCGATAGCCAAGGATCATGCTTTCGGCAACGCCTGTCTGTCGCTCCTAGATCTGATCCAGGAGGGAACGATCGGATTGATGACCGCTGTGGACAAGTTCAACTATCGTAAGGGTTTCAGGTTCAGCACCTATGCCACCTGGTGGATAATGCAGGCGATAAAGCGGGCGATAGATCAGCACAGCAAGACCGTCCGCACCCCGGTTTATATCGCCGAGACCAGACGCGCCATCAACCAGGCGGCGCAGAGAATCGCCCAGAGAATAGGTAGGGAGCCCAACCTGGATGAGCTGGCGGAGGAGATGGGTATTCCGAAAAATAAACTCCTGGATGTGCTTCAGAGCTCCCGCGATACCATCTCCCTCGACATGCCCCTGGAGCAGGAAGGAGATGCAACTTTTGCAGATCTGATAGAGGCCAAGAACTCACCATCGCCCGAGCAGGAGGTCATGGATAAGATCAGAACTGAGGTCATCGAGCAGGTGCTCAGCACACTTCATCCGCGCGAGGCAAGGGTGATAAAGATGAGATTCGGGTTGCAGGATGGGACCTATTACACCCTGTCGCAGATCGGAAAGCTTCTCGATGTAAGCAGGGAGAGGGTCAGACAAATCGAGGAGGAAGCGCTTAAAAAGTTGAGACATCACAGCCGAATCCAATACCTGAAGGATTTGCTCTGA
- a CDS encoding acetyl-CoA carboxylase carboxyl transferase subunit beta, giving the protein MKEIECRGCGYRMKEEDFKRLLKVCPRCGYHHLMSAFERLEMLADENSFIEYDSDLYSTNPLDFPNYEEKLSQDREKTGLKSEMLAGECKIGGYETVIAIGEPAFRMGSMGSVVGEKITRCMERAIRKRFPVVIVSAFGGGARMQEGTIALMQMAKTSAACAKLSEAGLLYISVITHPTMGGTAASFASLGHIIMAEPGAMIGFAGPRSRASIREELPPNFQRSEFLLEHGMLDLIVHRREMKSVLTDLLRFFWER; this is encoded by the coding sequence ATGAAGGAGATCGAATGCCGTGGTTGCGGATATCGGATGAAGGAGGAGGATTTCAAGCGGCTGCTGAAAGTTTGTCCGAGATGCGGTTATCATCATCTTATGAGCGCCTTTGAACGGCTTGAAATGCTCGCCGATGAGAACAGCTTCATCGAATACGATTCCGACCTCTACTCCACAAACCCGCTTGATTTCCCAAATTATGAGGAGAAGCTAAGCCAAGATAGGGAGAAAACGGGACTCAAATCGGAGATGCTGGCGGGGGAATGTAAGATCGGCGGATACGAGACGGTCATAGCGATAGGCGAGCCGGCTTTCAGAATGGGAAGTATGGGATCGGTCGTCGGGGAGAAGATAACTCGATGTATGGAGAGAGCTATCCGGAAAAGGTTTCCGGTGGTGATCGTGTCGGCCTTTGGCGGAGGGGCGAGGATGCAAGAGGGGACGATCGCCCTGATGCAGATGGCTAAAACCAGCGCAGCCTGCGCTAAATTATCGGAAGCGGGTCTGCTTTACATCTCCGTCATCACCCACCCAACCATGGGAGGAACGGCTGCAAGTTTTGCATCCCTCGGCCATATCATAATGGCCGAGCCGGGGGCAATGATAGGTTTCGCCGGACCGCGATCTAGGGCCTCCATACGCGAGGAATTGCCTCCTAATTTCCAAAGATCAGAGTTCCTCCTGGAACACGGCATGCTCGATCTCATCGTGCATAGAAGGGAGATGAAATCCGTTTTGACCGATCTGCTGAGGTTCTTCTGGGAGAGATGA
- a CDS encoding DUF494 family protein, producing MFQGRIKDILTYLVKRMLFQSDKTLTEEVIVEELLEKGFDMEEIEEALEMLSEIDTIEAHFSDLPASDSSIRVLSDYERHRLSLEAQGAIAMLAHFRVLSAQQVDELIDDVMSLPYPEISREDIIEKAASMISKEEGVLPAIYLLKFLKGGD from the coding sequence ATGTTTCAAGGGCGAATTAAGGATATCCTGACATATCTTGTTAAGAGAATGCTATTTCAATCCGATAAAACCCTTACCGAGGAGGTTATCGTCGAGGAACTGCTGGAGAAAGGCTTCGATATGGAGGAGATCGAAGAGGCTTTGGAGATGCTCTCCGAGATAGATACGATCGAAGCCCACTTCAGCGATCTTCCAGCTTCGGACAGCTCTATCAGGGTGTTGAGCGATTATGAGAGACATAGGCTTAGCCTCGAAGCACAGGGAGCGATCGCCATGTTGGCTCACTTCAGGGTGCTTTCGGCCCAACAGGTGGATGAGTTGATAGATGATGTTATGAGCCTGCCATATCCCGAGATCAGCAGGGAGGATATCATCGAGAAGGCCGCATCGATGATATCTAAGGAAGAGGGTGTTCTGCCGGCGATCTACCTCCTGAAATTCCTGAAAGGCGGTGATTAG